The Oceanispirochaeta sp. M1 genome segment GACAGCGAAGAAGAAGCTGCCGCAGTAGCGGGATTGCCTATTCCGTCAGTGATCTCACATCACACATCTCATTTTGAAAATAATCATTGCTGCAGCACAGACAACAGTGAAGGGGGAAGACTTGCCGCGGTTCATCTGAAAGAAGCAGGTTATGACAGACCCTCATATATTTCATATCTCCCTGAAATAATTATTCCCAACCGTGAAAGGTATGGAGGATTCTGCAAAGGCTTTGATGCTGAGGTTCCACTTCATCTGACGGAACCCGGTAAAGAGGGCGGGTATAAAATCTGTGAAAAGCTGCTGACTGATATCAGCGCCGGAAGAATTGACTCGCTGGCAGTGGTCAACGATATGACTGCCATCGGGATTATACAGTGTCTTCAGGATAACGGCTTGCGTCCAGGAAAGGATCTGGGGCTTATCGGCTATGATAATATGCCCTTCAATTATGCCCTCCCTTTCAGTCTGAGTACTGTCGATCTAAAACCTTCTCTTATATATAAGGAAGCCGTAAGTATGCTCCTTGAGCTTCTCGGCTCATCTGAAAAACCGGATATTTTCCGTAAGAAAATTATTCTTCCTGAAGTGATCAGGGGTGAATCGGTCTGATATTTCAGATGTAAAAAAGTCTTTCTCTCTTTCTTTGAATTTACTATACTGTTTTCTATGATTAAGAAGATGGAAAACCTGATCCAGGATTATCCCTGGGGATCAAAAAGTTATTTACAGAATTTACTGAATATAAAAGAAGACGGGCCTCTGGCGGAGCTCTGGATGGGAGTTCATCCCAGAGGAATGTCAAAGGTCGATATTTCCGGGAGTACTTCACTCTCTCTCGATGAATTCATAAAAGAGGATGCCCAGGATCGTCTTGGAAAGGATGTACTACGGCGTTTTGGAAATCTGCCTTATCTTTTCAAGTTTCTGGCTGCAGGAGAACCCCTCTCCATTCAGGCTCATCCCAATAAGAAGCAGGCGGAAGAGGGCTTTGATCGTGAAAATAAGAAGGCTGTGCCTCTGGATGCCTTTAACCGTAATTATAAAGATGATAACCATAAACCCGAAATCGTCTGTGCCATCACCGATTACTGGGCTATGAAGGGTTTCCGCAGACCCGATGAAATAAAGAAATACTTCGGTGGATTCTGTCCTGAGGATTTATTATCAGTTCTGCTGCCTGCAGGAAAGGGTGAAGAAGCCGCTCTGAAACATTTTTTCATTACTCTCATGAATCTGGAAGACAGTCAGAAAGAATCTCTTTTGGGTGCTGCTCTGTCCTGGTGTGGAAAACAGGATGATGACGCCTGCCGCTGGGTTTTAAAACTTCAGGATAAATATCCGGGAGATATCTCTGTGCTGGCGCCCCTATACCTAAACACCCTCTGTCTTAAGCCCGGAGAGGCGCTATATCTTCCTGCGGGTGAACTTCATGCCTACCTTCAGGGCTTCGGTATGGAGCTGATGGCTAATTCTGATAATGTTCTACGGGGTGGACTGACAGCAAAATTCATGGATCTTGAAGAACTTGAAAAAACTCTTTTATTTGAATCAGTTCCAGTTAAGCGCATTGTACCTGAGAAACAGGATGACGGTTCGGAAATATACAGAACAGCTTCAAAGGAATTTGAACTCGTTTATATTGACTGCCGTTCAAAGAGCATCAGCATAAAAAGATCTTATCCGGTTTCCATACTGGCTGTGCTGGAGGGGAATATCCGTATCAGTGAAGGAGAGGAAACGCTGGAATTGAAAGCCGGAGAATCCTGTTTTCTTACAGCAGAGAGTCCTGTGCGCCTGATTGAAGGGCCCGGAAAAGCTTTTATAGCAAGAGTACCTGAATAAATGAAAGTCTGGATTGATGGTGATTCCTGTCCACGGCAGGTGAGGGATATTGTAAATGCGAGATGTATTCGGGAGAGAATCCAGCTGCATTATGTAGCGAATAGTGAATTACTCCTCCCTAAGTCTGAATATATCAGCTTCTCTTTAAGTTCCAGTGCTGCCGACAGTGCTGATGATTATATTGTTGAGCACAGCCGGATGGGAGATCTGATCCTTACAAGAGATATTCCTCTTGCGGCTTCTCTGGTAGAAAAAGGCAGAGCCGTTATCAACGACCGAGGTAATCAATTCACAAAGAATAATGTCCGGGAGCGTTTGGCTCAACGTGATTTTATGCATATGATGAGGGAAGCGGGGATTGGACAGGACAAGGGAAGTAATTACGGTGCAAAGGAGATCAAGGAATTCTCCTCCTGCTTTGACAGGGTTCTTGTACAGATGATTCGGGAAGAACGTTTTAAGAAGGCTTCTACGTAAAGACCGAATGAATCGGAGTAAAAATGTGAGCAATAAAATAATATTAGGAAGCTCGGAGTAATTGTTTTACTCCGTTTTTTTTGTCTATAATTGTTAGTATACCCTTAGGCATCGAGCTGGTGAAATGCCAGGACATCTTTGAAGTACGAGCCCCTTTGGCTAAAACTTAATAATCACCAAAGTACCAAGTGAACTTTGGTAGTACATGTAAGGAGACTATAAATGAAATCTGTAGAAATCAGTAAAGACGTGTACCGTCTTGGTGTTAATATTGAACCCGGTAATCTATTTGAAGGTATCTGGGCTATTCCTGACGGAACCTCAATCAACTCTTACATAGTTAAAGGAGATAAGACTGCAGTTATCGATCTGACCCAGGATAAGGATGACTTTCCAGGGAGCCTCAGTTCTCAGATGAAGGGAATCGGAGTCAGTCCTGAAAATATTGATTACATTATTGTAAATCATATGGAGCCTGATCATACAGGATGGCTGGGTGAGTTCAGAAAACAAAATCCTGAAATGATGATTTACTGCAGCAAGAAAGCGGTTCCCCTTGTGGAGCAGTTCTGTGGTATAACAGAAAATGTACATGCTGTTGAAGACGGTGAAATACTGGATCTGGGGCAGGGAAAGACTCTGCAGTTTTTTGAAACACCCAATATTCACTGGCCCGAAACCATTATGACTTATCTTCAGGAAGATAAAATTCTTTTTGCCTGTGATGCCTTCGGTTCATATGGAAAGGTTGATGACAGCGCTGTCTTTGATGATCAGCTTTCCGATGATCAGCACGAGTTTTTTGAAAAAGAAGCCCTCCGCTATTACGCAAATATAGTTGCCTCCTTCTCAGTCTTTGTTGAAAGGGGACTCAAGAAGCTGGAGGGTCTGGATATTAAAATGATATGTCCCTCTCACGGTATTATATGGAGAGAGAATCCTTCTGTAATTGTTGAGCGTTATGCCCGTTATGCCTCCTATCTGAAAGGTCCGGCCTGCCCCGAAATTACTGTAATCTGGGGTTCTATGTACGGCAATACAGCCAAACTGGTAACAGAGGTGATCAAGGGAATCAGAAGCGAAAAGGTTCCTGTTCACCAGTACAGAGTTCCTGAAGATGATATTGGATTTATTCTGGCGGATGCCTGGAGATCCGCAGGCATCGTTCTGGGTATGCCCACCTACGAATATCAGATGTTCCCCCCCATGGCCCATGTTATTGATGATTTCAACAGAAAGAAAGTTCAGAATAAAAAAGCATTCCGTTTCGGCTCCTTCGGCTGGTCCGGTGGAGCGGAAAAAGAACTGGGTATAGCTACAGAAAAACTGAAATGGGAATTTCTTGAGTCAGTTGAGTGGCAGGGCGCTCCCGGTGAGGAGGAGCTGAAAAAAGCGTATCAGCGAGGAAAGGAACTGGCGGTTCTTGTAAAAGAATTTGCCGGTAAAGGCTGCGACTGAAATACTCTCAGATAATCATTAAATACCTCTCCGGAAAATCTTTTATAATTTACTGTCCGGAGGGGTCTCAATAAATAACACACGTTTCGTTTCTTTTTCAGCTTTTATGAAATAAAATAATTTTATGAATAATAAGGTCGCTCAGAGAAAAAGCCGTTTGAAATTATTCTTTGAAGACGGTAGAGAAGTTGATATCCTCGTACGTTCTCTTGCAAGAAAACTTGTGCGCGAAGAGAAGACGGAACTACCTGCATCGGTTCTTTCTCAGATCAGCGGAGTATCTGAAGAGCTCTGGATAAAAACATATTCAGAGCGGCGTAATTTTCTAAATGATCTACTGACAGCTCCAATACAATATGCCATAAGAGAGCTGAAGGCTCTTGAAAAGGAAGAGAGAAACTTTATCGATAAGCTTACAGAAGTGCTGAGACTTATCTATACAGTTAATTATACATTTCCTGAAGTCATTATTCTTTTTCATGGGATTGCTCTGGATGAGCGTTTGAATGAAAAACTGAAAGTCAGCATTGTCATGGATCAACTTATTGTTGCAGCAATCGAGATATTGAAGAAGCAGGCTTATATAGAAGAGATCATTGAAAAGAAAAGTACCATGGAAAAACTTCTTTTTTTCCTTATTCAGCAGATGATGGAATCACTGCAGACCCAGCTGTTCGATTACTGTGATGATTATATAGAAAATAGAAGTATGGCATCCTTTCCCAATGAAAAAGATATGGTCGATTCCCTGATGGCACCCATTGTAGAACATCTTGAAGGTATAACCGCCGTATAAAATAAACCTTTCAGTCCTTTACAAAATTCGGGAGGGAGAATATCATTTCTCCCTATGAGCGCTAAGAAGACGAATTACGATGAAAGCAAAATTAAGACCCTCAGTTCCCTGGAGCACATCCGGCTGAGATCTGGTATGTATATAGGCCGGCTTGGAAACGGAAGCAATCTGGATGACGGGATCTATATACTGATTAAAGAAGTTATAGACAATGCGATAGATGAATTCATTATGGGTTATGGAAACCGTGTAGATATTTCTATCCTTGATAATAAGGTTCAGGTCCGTGACCATGGACGTGGAATCCCCTTAGGGAAAATTGTTGAATGTGTTTCCATTATTAATACCGGAGCTAAATACAACGATGATGTTTTTCAGTTCTCTGTAGGGCTGAACGGTGTAGGTACAAAGGCTGTTAATGCTCTCTCCTCACATTTCCTGGTAAGAGCCTATAGAAACGGAGAATATGCGGAAGCTATATTTCAGAGAGGAAACCTTATCTCTCAGAAAAAAGGTAAGGCTCCCGATGCGGATGACGGAACTTTTGTCGAGTTTATACCTGATACTGAGATATTCGGTGAATATGGTTTCATCGATGAGTTTCTGGAACAGCGCTGCTGGAATTATGCCTGTCTGAATAAAGGTCTCCGACTATACCTCAATAAACAGAAGTTCGAATCCAAGAAAGGTCTATGGGACCTTCTTCATTCAGAAGTAGGGGATGATACACTCTATGAGATAGCCTATTTTCAATCAGATAAGATTGAATGTGCTTTCACCCATACCTCTACCTACGGTGAAAGTTACTTCTCCTTTGTAAACGGCCAGTACACATCCGACGGTGGTTCACATCTGAGTGCCTACCGTGAGGGGCTTTTGAAAGGGGTCAATGATTTTTATAAAAAAAACTATTCGGGTACTGATGTCCGGGAAGGGATGGCAGGTGCCATTGCTGTAAAAATAAAAGACCCTGTATTTGAGAGCCAGACAAAGAATAAACTTGGTAACTCTGATATCAGAAGCTGGATTGTCAACGAGACAAAAGGCGGTATAGTCGATTTCCTTCATAAGAATACCGAAGCTGCTTCGGCTCTGGAAAATAAGATCATAACCAATGAGAAGTTCCGAAAGGAACTCAATGCAGTTAAAAAAGAAGCCAAGGCTGCTGCTAAAAAAATCTCATTAAATATTCCCAAACTGAAGGACTGTAAAAATCACAGACCTGATGGAGAGAAGGGAAGAAACTCAACCATATTCATTACAGAAGGAGAGTCTGCAACGGGCTCCATGGTATCCTGCCGGGATGTTTATCTTCAGGCTATCTACTCTCTCCGGGGTAAACCCTGGAATTCCTATGGAAAGAAACCGGCGGATATTTACAGAAATGAAGAGCTCTACAATCTGATGATGGCTCTGGGAATTGAAAACTCCATTGATGATCTCCGTTATGACCGAATTGTGGTGGCAACGGATGCTGATACCGATGGTTTTCATATCCGGAACCTCCTGCTGACTTTTTTCCTCAACTACTTTGAGGAGATTGTACAGGGCGGGCATATACATATTCTGGAAACACCCTTGTTTCGGGTCAGAAATAAAAAGAAGACTGTATATTGCTATAATGAAAAAGAGCGGGATCAGGCCATGGCCTCAATCAAGGGGAATGAAGTTACCCGATTTAAGGGACTGGGTGAAATATCACCAAATGAGTTCGGACCTTTTATCGGCGAAGATATGCGCATTGTTCCTGTAACTATTAAATCCATGAAGGACGTGAGCGGCATGCTTGAGTTCTACATGGGTAAGAATACCCCTGACCGCCGTAAATACATCATGGAGAACCTCGTCTGATGGCTTATGTAAGAAAGATTTTCAACACTAACTTTATTGAATATGCATCCTATGTTATCAAAGAGCGAGCTATACCTCATCTTGATGACGGCCTTAAGCCGGTACAGAGGCGTATTCTTCAGTCCCTTTTTGATGTGGATGACGGAAAATTCAATAAAGTAGCTAATGTTGTGGGTCACTGTATGCAGTACCACCCCCATGGAGACTCCTCTATCTATGGAGCCCTGGTCAACCTTGCCAATAAAGATTTGTTTATAGACAAGCAGGGAAACTTCGGTAATATCTTCACTGGGGACCGCGCTTCTGCAGCAAGGTATATTGAGTGTCGACTTCTACCTCTTGCTAAAGAGGTCCTCTATAATCCTGAAATAACAGATTTTGATGATTCTTATGACGGAAGACGGAAAGAGCCCGTTGTATTTCCGGCAAAAATCCCGCTCATTCTTATTCTGGGTGCTGAGGGTATTGCCGTAGGTATGTCCACTAAAATCCTGCCTCATAACTTTGTTGAGGTGCTCCAGGCTGAGCGCTCTTTTCTTTTGGATGAGCCCTTTGAACTCTTCCCCGATTTCCCAACGGGTGGTCTGGTGGATGTGACCGACTACCGGGAAGGAAATGGCAAGGTCCTCTCCAGGGCAAGACTGGATACTAAAGATCCCAAGAAGATCACCGTACGGGAACTTCCCTTCGGTACAACCACGGAAAGCCTTATTGCCTCCGTTGAAGCTGCCGCCCGTAAGAATAAAATAAAGATCGGCGGCATAACCGACTTTACCACCAGTGAGGTTGAGATTGAAATCACACTGCCCAGGGGTGTTCATACAAATGATGTGCTTGATGGTCTTTATGCCTTTACTGACTGTGAAGTTTCTCTTTCTCTTAATCTCCTTATTATAGGTCCCGATTCCAAGCCCAGGGTTATGACTATACCCGAGATTATTGAATATCATGCGGGGCAGCTGATTATCGTTCTTAGAAAAGAGCTGAAGCTTGAAGAGGGCAAACTCCTTGACAAGCTGCATATCAGAACTCTTGAGAGAATCTTCATTGAAGAGAGAATCTACAAGGCAATTGAACAGATGAAGACTCCCGCAGCTATTCATCTGGCTGTCCGTGATGGATTCATCCCTTTCATGAAAGAAATTAAAAGGGATATTACGGAAGAAGATCTTGAACATCTTCTGAAAATTCCCATCCGCCGTATATCACTCTACGATATCAACAAGATGAAGAAAGAGGTGGACGAGATTCTAACCAGACTGAAAGAGATCCGGCATCATCTTAAACACCTCAAAGAATATGCGATCGCCACCCTGGACGGTTTTATTGCCAAACAGGCCAAGCTTATGCCCCGGCGTACTGAGCTGATAGATATTCAGAAAGTCGATATCCGTGATGCTGCTCAGAAAAACCTTAAAATCAGGTACAATAAGGATACCGGTTATATCGGTTCTGATGTCTCTTCCGGCATTCTCTGGTGTGAGGCTTCTGTGTATGACAGGATTCTTATGGTCCGTAAGGATGCGAGCTACCAGGTTATGGATGTTCCAGATAAATATTTTGTTGGTAAGGGGCTTCTCTACTGCGGCCTGACCGATAAGGAAACAATGGAAAATACAGTGTTCTCCATGGTCTACCGAAACAGTGAAAACGGATATCCATATGTTAAACGCTGTATGGTTACCCAGTTTATCCTGAACAAGGTTTACGACTTGCTCCCGGAGGGATCTCAACTGATCCGCTTTACCACAAAAACGGATGTATCCATTGTGGTGGATTTTAAGCAGAAGTCTCTGATTCAGACAGCAGCCGATACCTTTCCTGTGGAAAAATACCTTGTAAAAGGGGTTAAGTCTCAGGGTGTCAGGATTAAACCCAAGGAGTTCAGCAGTGCCCGATTTATCAAGACCAGTACATTGGAGAAGAAGGACAGCTGATTTATTCCTTCTCATCTTTCTAATTCTGCTCCCCATGAGGGCGGCGGCTCAGGAAGAGGGAGTGATCTTTACAGTTCACCCTGGCGACAATTACAGGGTTATAGAAAAATTTAACCTCAGTCAGTATAGAAACGGACAGTATCAGGGGCATATTTATCGGGAAAACCGGGGAATCTATGACAGTACCAGCTCCGGGGGCAATTTATTCAAAGTAAATGGAACTGTCTATCATCTTGAAGAGAAGACTAAAGACGGATTTAAGACCGCCTCAGCCGTTACGAGCAGCGAAAATGTAACTTATACACTGAACTCCAGAGGGACGATGCTGGTTCCGGGATCTGCTTATCCAAGACTGCGCAGTTTTCCTACATTTCCAAAGGAAGCTGTTATTCCCGGAGATAAGTGGGAGGGGGGACTCGAAGTAGTTGTCACTGCTCCTGACGGCAGTGAGAGAGCCGTTCTTCCCCAATACTGTGAATATACTTATATGGGAGAGGAAGTCTGGGAAGGGCGTGATGTTTATGTAATCAAGGCCCAGTATGCTGTACGCTACCGGCAGGGCCGTTCTCCTGCGGCTGATACCTTTCTGAGAGCATTAAGCGGGAAACATGTTGTTTCTCTTATGATTGACATTGAAACCATGGAGTTTCTTCTTATGAAAGATATCATGGAGGAAGAGTATCAGTACCTTGACGGCAGCAGCCTCAGGGAGAAGGGCTTTCTCCTGACCTTTTATAAGGGAATTGAACTCCTGGACAGACCGGGACTGCGTAAGGATGTGGAAACGGTTCTTGCGGATCAGCTTAAGGATTCCTTTGAAGAGAAAGGGGAGTCCCTTACAGACCAGATCAGCGTTGAAGAGCGGGATGAAGGTCTGGCTCTGAATCTGAAAAATCTCCATTTTAAAGCAGATGAAGCTGTAATATTGCCCGAAGACAGACCTCTTCTTGATACAATCGCCGAAGTTCTTAAAAAAGTTCCCGACAGAACATTCCTGGTCAAGGGACATACTGCGGATATCGGTACCATGGAATCCCAGATTATACTTTCACAGGAACGGGCCAGAACAATAGTTGAAGAGCTGAGTTCCCGGGGAATTGAAGCCGACCGCTTTCTCTTTACCGGAATGGGAGGTCTTATGCCTCTTGGTGATAATGCCACAGATGAAGGACGTAGACAGAACCGGCGTGTAGAGATTTTCATTCTTGAGGATTAACTTTTAATAAGCAGAACAATAGTGTATTCTGATGGAAAGAATATGATTCATAAAGATAAACATCCCCTTGTGATGGGCATAATAAACTGTACTCCCGACTCCTTTTATTCCTCAAGCAGAAAGCAGGGCTTAATTGAAGTCCTTGATCAGGCCAGGGAAATGGTCT includes the following:
- a CDS encoding LacI family DNA-binding transcriptional regulator codes for the protein MAEKNNRDKVAALAGVSSATVSRVYNNPDRVSSAKKEAVLNAARELAYSPDKSASALRRRGTGQISLVSFEKQGRPWYWGDFPGAKWFFTDVLTGVLSVIDSSMYRLNLKTLKSAEDVRSVNWKQECDGVIFFDVDSEEEAAAVAGLPIPSVISHHTSHFENNHCCSTDNSEGGRLAAVHLKEAGYDRPSYISYLPEIIIPNRERYGGFCKGFDAEVPLHLTEPGKEGGYKICEKLLTDISAGRIDSLAVVNDMTAIGIIQCLQDNGLRPGKDLGLIGYDNMPFNYALPFSLSTVDLKPSLIYKEAVSMLLELLGSSEKPDIFRKKIILPEVIRGESV
- the manA gene encoding mannose-6-phosphate isomerase, class I; its protein translation is MIKKMENLIQDYPWGSKSYLQNLLNIKEDGPLAELWMGVHPRGMSKVDISGSTSLSLDEFIKEDAQDRLGKDVLRRFGNLPYLFKFLAAGEPLSIQAHPNKKQAEEGFDRENKKAVPLDAFNRNYKDDNHKPEIVCAITDYWAMKGFRRPDEIKKYFGGFCPEDLLSVLLPAGKGEEAALKHFFITLMNLEDSQKESLLGAALSWCGKQDDDACRWVLKLQDKYPGDISVLAPLYLNTLCLKPGEALYLPAGELHAYLQGFGMELMANSDNVLRGGLTAKFMDLEELEKTLLFESVPVKRIVPEKQDDGSEIYRTASKEFELVYIDCRSKSISIKRSYPVSILAVLEGNIRISEGEETLELKAGESCFLTAESPVRLIEGPGKAFIARVPE
- a CDS encoding DUF188 domain-containing protein, whose translation is MKVWIDGDSCPRQVRDIVNARCIRERIQLHYVANSELLLPKSEYISFSLSSSAADSADDYIVEHSRMGDLILTRDIPLAASLVEKGRAVINDRGNQFTKNNVRERLAQRDFMHMMREAGIGQDKGSNYGAKEIKEFSSCFDRVLVQMIREERFKKAST
- a CDS encoding FprA family A-type flavoprotein, producing MKSVEISKDVYRLGVNIEPGNLFEGIWAIPDGTSINSYIVKGDKTAVIDLTQDKDDFPGSLSSQMKGIGVSPENIDYIIVNHMEPDHTGWLGEFRKQNPEMMIYCSKKAVPLVEQFCGITENVHAVEDGEILDLGQGKTLQFFETPNIHWPETIMTYLQEDKILFACDAFGSYGKVDDSAVFDDQLSDDQHEFFEKEALRYYANIVASFSVFVERGLKKLEGLDIKMICPSHGIIWRENPSVIVERYARYASYLKGPACPEITVIWGSMYGNTAKLVTEVIKGIRSEKVPVHQYRVPEDDIGFILADAWRSAGIVLGMPTYEYQMFPPMAHVIDDFNRKKVQNKKAFRFGSFGWSGGAEKELGIATEKLKWEFLESVEWQGAPGEEELKKAYQRGKELAVLVKEFAGKGCD
- a CDS encoding DNA topoisomerase IV subunit B, coding for MSAKKTNYDESKIKTLSSLEHIRLRSGMYIGRLGNGSNLDDGIYILIKEVIDNAIDEFIMGYGNRVDISILDNKVQVRDHGRGIPLGKIVECVSIINTGAKYNDDVFQFSVGLNGVGTKAVNALSSHFLVRAYRNGEYAEAIFQRGNLISQKKGKAPDADDGTFVEFIPDTEIFGEYGFIDEFLEQRCWNYACLNKGLRLYLNKQKFESKKGLWDLLHSEVGDDTLYEIAYFQSDKIECAFTHTSTYGESYFSFVNGQYTSDGGSHLSAYREGLLKGVNDFYKKNYSGTDVREGMAGAIAVKIKDPVFESQTKNKLGNSDIRSWIVNETKGGIVDFLHKNTEAASALENKIITNEKFRKELNAVKKEAKAAAKKISLNIPKLKDCKNHRPDGEKGRNSTIFITEGESATGSMVSCRDVYLQAIYSLRGKPWNSYGKKPADIYRNEELYNLMMALGIENSIDDLRYDRIVVATDADTDGFHIRNLLLTFFLNYFEEIVQGGHIHILETPLFRVRNKKKTVYCYNEKERDQAMASIKGNEVTRFKGLGEISPNEFGPFIGEDMRIVPVTIKSMKDVSGMLEFYMGKNTPDRRKYIMENLV
- a CDS encoding DNA topoisomerase IV subunit A; the protein is MAYVRKIFNTNFIEYASYVIKERAIPHLDDGLKPVQRRILQSLFDVDDGKFNKVANVVGHCMQYHPHGDSSIYGALVNLANKDLFIDKQGNFGNIFTGDRASAARYIECRLLPLAKEVLYNPEITDFDDSYDGRRKEPVVFPAKIPLILILGAEGIAVGMSTKILPHNFVEVLQAERSFLLDEPFELFPDFPTGGLVDVTDYREGNGKVLSRARLDTKDPKKITVRELPFGTTTESLIASVEAAARKNKIKIGGITDFTTSEVEIEITLPRGVHTNDVLDGLYAFTDCEVSLSLNLLIIGPDSKPRVMTIPEIIEYHAGQLIIVLRKELKLEEGKLLDKLHIRTLERIFIEERIYKAIEQMKTPAAIHLAVRDGFIPFMKEIKRDITEEDLEHLLKIPIRRISLYDINKMKKEVDEILTRLKEIRHHLKHLKEYAIATLDGFIAKQAKLMPRRTELIDIQKVDIRDAAQKNLKIRYNKDTGYIGSDVSSGILWCEASVYDRILMVRKDASYQVMDVPDKYFVGKGLLYCGLTDKETMENTVFSMVYRNSENGYPYVKRCMVTQFILNKVYDLLPEGSQLIRFTTKTDVSIVVDFKQKSLIQTAADTFPVEKYLVKGVKSQGVRIKPKEFSSARFIKTSTLEKKDS
- a CDS encoding OmpA family protein, whose amino-acid sequence is MPDLSRPVHWRRRTADLFLLIFLILLPMRAAAQEEGVIFTVHPGDNYRVIEKFNLSQYRNGQYQGHIYRENRGIYDSTSSGGNLFKVNGTVYHLEEKTKDGFKTASAVTSSENVTYTLNSRGTMLVPGSAYPRLRSFPTFPKEAVIPGDKWEGGLEVVVTAPDGSERAVLPQYCEYTYMGEEVWEGRDVYVIKAQYAVRYRQGRSPAADTFLRALSGKHVVSLMIDIETMEFLLMKDIMEEEYQYLDGSSLREKGFLLTFYKGIELLDRPGLRKDVETVLADQLKDSFEEKGESLTDQISVEERDEGLALNLKNLHFKADEAVILPEDRPLLDTIAEVLKKVPDRTFLVKGHTADIGTMESQIILSQERARTIVEELSSRGIEADRFLFTGMGGLMPLGDNATDEGRRQNRRVEIFILED